The proteins below are encoded in one region of Nitrospirota bacterium:
- a CDS encoding thiamine pyrophosphate-binding protein → MIESDAFVQALQDIGVDFFTGVPDSILGGIIAELMERRIYVPAVREDEAVAMAAGAYMAGKIPAVLMQNSGLGTSLNTIISLNAIYRQPCILIVSWRGQHGKDAPEHLVMGEVMEPFLDIMKIPHRTLTEKTAVEDLKWLAETFMKQRVPVALLITKGVVKGLHP, encoded by the coding sequence ATGATTGAAAGCGACGCATTCGTTCAAGCCCTGCAAGATATCGGGGTGGATTTCTTTACGGGGGTCCCTGACTCGATCCTGGGCGGCATCATTGCCGAGTTGATGGAACGGCGGATCTATGTCCCGGCCGTGCGAGAAGATGAAGCGGTGGCCATGGCAGCCGGGGCCTATATGGCCGGCAAGATCCCGGCCGTGCTCATGCAGAACTCCGGGCTGGGCACGTCCCTCAATACGATTATTTCGTTGAACGCGATTTACCGCCAGCCCTGCATCCTGATCGTGTCCTGGCGCGGCCAGCATGGCAAGGATGCGCCGGAGCATCTGGTGATGGGCGAGGTGATGGAGCCCTTTCTCGATATCATGAAGATCCCCCACCGCACCCTGACGGAAAAGACGGCGGTCGAGGATCTGAAATGGCTGGCGGAGACTTTCATGAAGCAGCGGGTCCCCGTCGCCCTCTTGATTACCAAAGGTGTCGTGAAAGGGTTGCACCCATGA
- a CDS encoding thiamine pyrophosphate-dependent enzyme, with the protein MRPEQGTMQSRAMAMAALMELLTDQPVIICNGFPSREAQKIADRPTHFYMIGSMGSAAAIGLGVALAKPKKQVVIFDGDGNVLMGMGTLATVGALKPKNFIHVVFDNEVYGTTGNQPTISNVVPLEKVAKAAGYVNVERVREREDLVYEFKDMLKKDGPSMLLVKVNEMVEDAGRVMLDPPDITKRFMKAIE; encoded by the coding sequence ATGAGGCCGGAGCAAGGAACCATGCAGAGTCGGGCGATGGCTATGGCGGCCTTGATGGAGCTGCTCACCGACCAGCCGGTGATCATTTGCAACGGCTTCCCTTCGCGGGAAGCTCAGAAAATTGCCGACCGACCGACCCATTTCTACATGATCGGGTCTATGGGATCGGCTGCGGCGATCGGGCTGGGCGTGGCGCTGGCCAAGCCGAAGAAGCAAGTGGTGATCTTCGACGGCGACGGGAACGTGCTGATGGGGATGGGCACCCTGGCTACGGTCGGCGCGCTCAAGCCGAAAAATTTCATCCATGTGGTCTTCGATAACGAAGTCTACGGGACGACCGGCAATCAGCCGACGATTTCCAATGTGGTGCCGCTGGAGAAGGTGGCGAAGGCGGCAGGCTATGTGAACGTCGAGCGGGTGCGGGAACGCGAAGACCTCGTCTACGAGTTCAAGGACATGCTGAAGAAGGACGGGCCGAGCATGTTGCTGGTGAAAGTCAACGAGATGGTGGAAGATGCCGGACGCGTGATGCTGGATCCGCCGGACATAACAAAGCGGTTCATGAAAGCGATCGAATAA
- a CDS encoding aminotransferase class V-fold PLP-dependent enzyme — protein sequence MILLNPGPVNVSERVRQALLRPDICHRESEFTELLHGIQAKLLKLFVPGAEADYAAVVLTGSGTAAVESAVMSSLPQGKRMLVLNNGVYGERISQMIGLYRLGVSELKYDWTTKPDPERLRLALRQHPEVQAVAMVHHETTTGLINPVKEIADVVDSQNRVFILDAVSALAGESLDIAGPHIYMVAGTSGKCIQGFPGLGFVLIRKGFLEKMRSYPRRSVYLHLTQYVDNQGAGTTPFTPAVQIYYAFDEALNELMEEGVAKRIQRYKKIATLIRDRMAKLGVKPVLTPDKQSNTITAYHLPEGITYQSLHDKLKEQGYVIYAGQGQFESQIFRVANMGVLTEPQIVGFLDAFERICTKA from the coding sequence ATGATCTTATTGAATCCAGGACCGGTCAATGTGTCGGAGCGGGTGCGGCAGGCCTTGTTGCGTCCTGATATCTGCCATCGGGAATCGGAGTTCACGGAGCTCCTCCACGGGATTCAGGCGAAGCTGCTGAAGCTCTTTGTGCCGGGCGCGGAGGCGGATTATGCCGCCGTGGTGCTGACCGGATCGGGGACTGCGGCGGTCGAGTCTGCTGTCATGTCGTCGCTCCCGCAAGGCAAGCGGATGCTGGTGCTGAACAACGGCGTCTATGGCGAGCGCATCTCCCAGATGATCGGCCTCTATCGGCTGGGCGTGTCCGAACTCAAATACGACTGGACGACGAAGCCCGATCCTGAACGGCTCAGGCTGGCGCTCCGGCAACATCCGGAAGTGCAGGCCGTGGCGATGGTCCATCATGAGACGACCACCGGCCTCATCAATCCGGTCAAGGAAATCGCGGACGTGGTCGACAGTCAGAACCGGGTCTTCATTCTGGACGCGGTCAGCGCCTTGGCAGGAGAGTCGTTGGATATCGCAGGTCCCCACATCTATATGGTGGCCGGCACATCCGGCAAGTGCATCCAGGGATTCCCGGGCCTGGGCTTCGTGCTCATCCGCAAGGGATTCCTGGAGAAGATGCGCAGCTATCCCAGACGGTCGGTCTATCTCCACCTCACGCAGTATGTGGATAACCAGGGAGCCGGGACGACTCCCTTCACGCCGGCCGTGCAGATCTATTATGCCTTCGACGAAGCCTTGAACGAATTGATGGAGGAAGGGGTCGCCAAGCGGATTCAGCGCTACAAGAAGATCGCGACGCTGATCCGTGATCGTATGGCGAAGCTGGGCGTGAAGCCGGTCCTGACTCCCGACAAACAGTCCAACACGATCACGGCCTATCATCTCCCAGAAGGCATCACTTATCAGTCGCTGCACGACAAGCTGAAAGAGCAGGGTTACGTGATCTACGCGGGCCAAGGCCAATTCGAGAGCCAGATCTTCCGCGTGGCCAACATGGGCGTCCTGACGGAGCCGCAGATCGTCGGATTCCTCGACGCGTTTGAACGGATCTGTACGAAAGCATGA
- a CDS encoding phosphocholine cytidylyltransferase family protein — MKAIILAAGVGKRLWQVTQHRPKCLIEIGGKTLLHRYLTSLRSVGIQRADIVVGYKQEMIRAAVEANSCDVRVNFLVNEEFHRGSISSLWIARHALDDDAIVMDADVLFHQEILRRLVQSPCANALLMDETVKQTGEECMVVVEGGRVIALTKKMPSRYDYAGEGVGFLKVRHADAPHVVASLKTHVDREAWQMEYEDALVGFFADVKVGHEKIGGLPWTEIDFLEDIEKAERDVLPKL; from the coding sequence ATGAAAGCCATCATCCTCGCGGCCGGGGTCGGGAAACGTTTGTGGCAGGTCACGCAGCACCGGCCCAAATGTCTCATCGAGATCGGCGGGAAGACGCTCCTGCATCGCTACCTCACGTCGCTCCGGAGCGTTGGGATCCAGCGCGCCGACATCGTCGTGGGCTACAAACAGGAGATGATTCGCGCGGCGGTGGAGGCGAACTCCTGTGACGTGCGCGTGAACTTCCTCGTCAACGAGGAGTTCCATCGTGGCAGTATCTCCTCGCTCTGGATTGCGCGCCACGCGCTGGACGACGATGCGATCGTCATGGATGCGGATGTCCTGTTCCATCAAGAGATTTTGCGCCGCCTGGTGCAATCCCCCTGCGCGAACGCGCTGCTCATGGACGAAACCGTCAAGCAGACCGGAGAAGAATGTATGGTCGTGGTCGAGGGAGGGCGCGTGATCGCCCTGACCAAGAAAATGCCCTCGCGCTACGACTACGCCGGAGAAGGTGTGGGCTTCCTCAAGGTCCGTCATGCCGATGCGCCCCACGTGGTGGCCTCGCTCAAGACCCATGTGGACCGTGAGGCTTGGCAGATGGAATATGAGGATGCGCTGGTCGGGTTCTTCGCCGACGTCAAAGTCGGGCATGAGAAGATCGGCGGGCTCCCCTGGACCGAAATCGATTTCCTGGAAGACATAGAAAAAGCGGAACGGGACGTGTTGCCGAAACTGTAA